The Onychomys torridus chromosome 4, mOncTor1.1, whole genome shotgun sequence genome includes a window with the following:
- the Ccn5 gene encoding CCN family member 5 — MRGTPLTHLLTISFLCLLSMVCAQLCPTSCTCPWTPPQCPLGVPLVLDGCGCCQVCARRLGESCDQLHVCDPSQGLVCQPGAGPGGRETMCLLEEEDGSCEVNGHRYLDGETFQPNCRVLCRCDDGGFTCLPLCSEDVRLPSWDCPHPRRVEVPGRCCPEWVCDQRVMPRIQRYTAQGHQLSALVTPASADVPCPNWSTAWGPCSTTCGLGIATRVSNQNQFCQLEIQRRLCLPRPCLAGRGRSSWNSAF; from the exons ATGAGGGGCAccccactgacccatcttctgaccatctccttcctctgcctactCTCGATG GTGTGTGCCCAGCTATGTCCGACATCGTGTACCTGTCCCTGGACACCACCCCAGTGCCCACTGGGGGTGCCCCTGGTGCTGGATGGCTGTGGCTGCTGTCAAGTGTGTGCACGGCGGCTGGGGGAGTCCTGTGACCAGCtacatgtctgtgatcccagccaGGGCCTAGTTTGTCAGCCTGGGGCAGGCCCTGGTGGCCGTGAAACCATGTGCCTCT TGGAAGAGGAGGACGGAAGCTGTGAGGTGAATGGCCACAGGTACCTGGATGGGGAGACCTTTCAGCCCAATTGCAGGGTCCTCTGCCGCTGTGACGATGGTGGCTTCACCTGCCTGCCACTGTGCAGTGAGGATGTGCGGCTGCCCAGCTGGGACTGTCCACACCCCAGGAGAGTAGAGGTGCCTGGTAGGTGCTGTCCTGAGTGGGTGTGTGACCAGAGAGTGATGCCAAGGATCCAGCGTTACACGGCACAAG GACACCAACTTTCCGCCCTTGTCACTCCAGCATCCGCTGATGTGCCCTGTCCAAATTGGAGCACAGCCTGGGGCCCCTGCTCAACCACCTGTGGGCTGGGCATAGCCACCCGAGTATCCAACCAGAATCAGTTCTGCCAACTGGAGATCCAGCGCCGCCTGTGTCTGCCCAGACCCTGCCTGGCAGGCAGGGGTCGAAGCTCATGGAACAGTGCCTTCTAG